TCGCTGGGGCGGGCGTCGACCTCGATCAGCTCTCCCTCTTGTCGGACGCGCAGCACCGCGTAATACGTGTGGTCCTTCAGCGTGCTGATGACCACGTCCTGGAACTCGCCGCCGAGCTGCTCGACGGCGTTGACCAGCAGGTCGTGCGTCAACGGGCGCGGGGTCTCGTGTTTCTTCACGTGGCGATCAATGCTCGTCGCCTCGAAGATGCCGATAAGGATCGGAAAGCTGCGCTCGCCGTCGATCTCTTTCAGCCAGATCACCTGTTCACTGGTGACCTCGCTGATGATGATTCGAGACAACTCCATCGCAACAGGCATCGCGGCGTTCCTTAGACGGCAAGCAAGGGCGAGAGCCCGACTCCGAGCCGACGTCGCCCCCGGAGCAGCAGCGTCATTATAGAAACCCCGTAGCGCCGGGGGGAAGAGTCGCGACGAAAGCGACAAGCGGAGAAAAACTCAGCCGCTCAACACGGACGCCCGGGGTTGTCTGTTGACGGCCCCGGGCGCTCCGCAGTTGGCCGATCAATGGCCCGTCGCAGGGTATGGCCCCGGATCATTTGCCGACCCTGTCCCCCGCCGCCGCCGTCGTTGTCGTCGTCGCCGGAGCGCCGTTCTCCACCGACTTGCTCGTGTCGTCGGCCCCGACCAGCTTCGCCAGACTCTCGGGGATGTCGACTCCGCCGATGTCGCGCATCACCTGCATCATCGGGGGGAGCGTGCCGGCCATCTTGTGGAGGAAGTCCGCCGTATTGCTGCGGCCGTTGCTGCCGCCGCTCTCCCAGACGACGACCTTGTCGAACTTGATGTTGCTGATCGCCTTGGCCGAACTCTCCGCGAGATTGTCGAGGTGCTCCAGCATCATCAGTTGGAACGCCTCCTTGGCGCCGCCGCACGCTTCGACGATCTGCTTGAGGCCTTCGCCCTTTTTGGCCAGGATTTCGTAATGCCCGCGGGCCTCGGCCTCGAGCTTGGCGTAGATCGCCTTCGCCTCGCCCTCGGCCTCGAGACGGCGCTTTTCGGCCTCGGCCTCGGCGTCGACGAGGATTTTCGCCTTGAGGGCCTTCGCGGGGGCTTCAAACTTGGCCCGCTGTTCGGCCTCGACGCGCTCCGCTTCGGCGAGGGCGGCCTTGGCCATCGCCCGGTTCTGGATCTCGACCACCGCCGCTTCGGCTTCGCGTTTGCGGGCCTCGCCCTTTTCATACGCCTCGGCTCGTTGCACCAGCAGCGTCGCTTGCGACGCGGCGATCTTCGCCTCGGCGACGTTTTCGCCATCCACCGCCAGCGCGTTGGCGGTGGCGACCGCGATCCGCTTCTCTTGCTCGGCCCGTTTGACTTCGACGTCGCGTTGGAACGCCGAGGTCTGCTCGCCGATGGTCTGTTCTTTTTCCAGTTCTGCGACGCGGACGGCCTGCTCGCGGGCCGCTTCGCGGGTGCCGATTTCGCGCAGCTTGGTCGCGTTGGCGACGTTGACCACCTTCGCGCGTTCCGCCTCGGCCACGCGGATTTCGCCTTGTCGCACTTCGTCGGCGACGTCGCCGCGGGCCTGCTGGATCGCCTGGCTGGCCGCCTTCTGGCCGATTGCGTCGATATAGCCGCTTTCGTCCGTGATGTCGGTGATGTTTACGTTGATCAGCACGAGGCCGATCTTCTTAAGCTCCGGCTCGACCGAGCCTTGGATGTGCTCCAGAAACGTGTCGCGGTCGCGGTTGATGTCCTCGATCTTCATCGAGGCGATCACCTGGCGCAACTGGCCGAAGATGATTTCCTCGGCCTGCTTGCGGATCTCAGGCGTCGACAGTTCGAGCAGGCGAATCGCCGCGTTGGTCATCACCTCGGGTTGCGTGCCGATGGCCACGGTGAACACGCTGGGGACGTTCACGCGGATGTTTTCCATCGAGAGGGCCCCGCGGAGCGGGATCTCGATCTGGATCGGCTCGAGGCTCAGGTAGCGATAGTCCTGAATCAGCGGAATCACGAACGCGGCGCCGCCGTGCACGGTCTTCGCGGCCGTGCCTTGGTTGGTCTTGCCGAAGATGACCAGCACTTGGTTGCTGGAGCAGCGTTTGTAGTTGGCCTTCAGCAAGATGATGGTGCCGAAGAACAGCACCGCCACGAGCCCCATCAGGCCGGCGGCCCACACTTGAGTTGGAATGCCCCACAGGGCCCCGATCACCAGCGAGCAGTCAGTCAGTGAGTTCATCGTATGCGCCTTCGAGTAAATCGTGAACGGCAGTGAATTGTCAGACGGATCAAGTCAATGCGGCGGGAAGCTCGATCGCTTCCGGCGCGGTAGTCAAGCGGATCACGCTTCGACGGGGGTCGCGATGCGAGTGACTTCCAACGTGTCGTGGCCGTTCACCGCGACGACCTCGACGGCCGTGCCCGTGCGGATCGGCTCGGAGTCGTCGGTGACGGCGGCGAACTCGACGATGCGGTTTTGCATGGTCAGTTGCACCTTGCCGAGTCCGGCGCGGGCCGCGGGGACCGGAATGTAAACGGTGGCATGTTCGCCGACGGCGTTCATGATGTTCTCGTTGCCCGAAGACGCGAGTCGCATGATCGCGCGCATGACGTAGTACATGCCGAACATCGCGGCGAGTCCCGTCAGGACGGCCGCGAACAGCGACGCGGTGGGGCCGAAATCGGCCGCCCGCAGCGTCAGGCCGCTGAATCCGAAGAATGCCAAGGCCGCAACGATCGAACGGAACGACAGCACGCCGAACAACCACGTGCTGTCCGGATGATGGAGATCGCCGTCGGAGAGATCGCCAAGGTCCGCAATATCGCCTCCCGCGGCGCCGGCGTCACCGCCCGACAGGTCGCCGTCGAAGCCGTCGCCTCCCAAGCCGATCACCGACATCAGAAACTGGCACGCCATCACGGTGCCGCCGATGATGGCTGCGGTCAGGAAGCAAATGTCGAGCATAGTGAGATCACCCTCCCGGGGCGGCCGCCGTGCGTGCGGGACGACCGCACCTGAACCGGCAAAGCCGCTTGATAGTGTAGCTTTCTCAGCGGCGCAGGGCTAAAAGGGCTGCGCCGAAAGTGACGAATCTGCCGGGCCCGCCAGCCTGGGTCGCCAGCCAGGGTTCCGGCGATTGTCGGGGGCTTATTCGCCGGGACGGGAGGAATCTTGCCCGCAATCGCCGGGCGAGCGGGGCTACTCGTCGCCCCGCTGGCGAATCTTGGCTGCGGCTTCGCGGGCCGCAGCGGCGATGTCCTCGTTTTCGCTCCGGGCCGCCTGCCGCATGATCCGCAGGCTCGCCTTCGTGCCGCATTCTCCCAGCACCTTGATCACGGCCAAATTGACTCCGGGCTCCTCGGCGGGGACCATCTCCAGCAGGGGGGGCTCGGCGAGTTCGCCCATCAGCACCAGCGCCCGCGAGGCGGCCTCCTGCTGCTGGGTTTCCTTCAACAACGCGGCGACTGCCTTCGCCCCCTCGGGGGTCGGGTGCTTGCCGAGGCCCGCCAGGACCGCCTCCTCAAGCGGTTGCGCCCCTCCCTCGACGAGCTTCACAAGCACCGGCACGGCGAACTTGCCTGCCCACAGGACGAGTCCCTCGACCGCCTCGGCGCGGTGCGACGCGTCGCCGGTCGCCAACTCGCGGAACGCGACGGCGATCTCCTTGCGGATTTGCGCGTCGGCGACGTCGGTCGGCTTCATTTTCAGCAAATGGTCGAGCGCCAATTCATGGTGGGGCGCCTGGGGATCGCGGAGGTTCGTCAGCAGTTTCTGGTGATAGTCGGCCGCCCCCGGCGTCGGCGGACGTTGCCGCTCTTCCTCCGCCAGTCGCTCGCGCTCGGCCTCTTCCTCGCGCTGGCGGGACTCGGCGGCCTGCCGCTCGGTCTCCTCGGCCTGCCGGCGTTCGTATTCGGCTTGTTCGGCCGCTATCCGCTCGTGCTCGGCGCGCTCCTCGTCGGTCATCCCGGCGAAGGGTCCGGCGAGCTCTTCGGTGACTTCGAGAGTGATCTCGCACCGTTCGGGGATGAAATCGACGACCGTGCCGAAATCGATCGAATCGCGAAACGCCTGCATGTCGGCCACGGGGGCGATCATGAGATTCGTCTCCCCAGTGTCGTCGAGGTCGGCGACCGTAGCGAGGGTCGCCCCCGAGCCGGCGAGATTGCGGAGCCGCTCGATCGCTTCCTCGTGATCGAAGTCGCGACCGCCGCGGATCGTCACCTCGGCGACCCGTTCCGGGCCATGTTGTTCGTACGCGACTCGTACCTGTTCGACCTCCGATTTGAGATTGCCGGCAAGCGCCGGATCGAGCCCCGCTTGAATCGCCATCGCGTCGATGAGATCGACGGCCAACTGGGCCGAAGCCATGCGCAGCTCGTTCCAGAATTCAGGAGGCAACCCGCGCAAGGACTCAAGTCGTTGAGACTCGCCGGCCATCTCCATTTGCAGCCGAGCCAAGTCCTGTTCCAGTTGGCTGACCTGGGTCTTGAGCCCGCGAACTTGGCCGTGCTCCTTCTCGTACGCGGCAATTTCCTTGAGCGCGACGCTGAATTCGGCGAAGGCCGGTTTGATCTTGCCGACGGCGACGCTGGCCGACGGGGCGTCCTGCACCGATTTGAGCAGCGTCGTGAGCTGCTCCATCGACTTCACCGC
The window above is part of the Pirellulales bacterium genome. Proteins encoded here:
- a CDS encoding bifunctional nuclease family protein, whose amino-acid sequence is MPVAMELSRIIISEVTSEQVIWLKEIDGERSFPILIGIFEATSIDRHVKKHETPRPLTHDLLVNAVEQLGGEFQDVVISTLKDHTYYAVLRVRQEGELIEVDARPSDAIAVAVTCDPPLPIYVSEEVLRDAVPEK
- a CDS encoding flotillin family protein; amino-acid sequence: MGLVAVLFFGTIILLKANYKRCSSNQVLVIFGKTNQGTAAKTVHGGAAFVIPLIQDYRYLSLEPIQIEIPLRGALSMENIRVNVPSVFTVAIGTQPEVMTNAAIRLLELSTPEIRKQAEEIIFGQLRQVIASMKIEDINRDRDTFLEHIQGSVEPELKKIGLVLINVNITDITDESGYIDAIGQKAASQAIQQARGDVADEVRQGEIRVAEAERAKVVNVANATKLREIGTREAAREQAVRVAELEKEQTIGEQTSAFQRDVEVKRAEQEKRIAVATANALAVDGENVAEAKIAASQATLLVQRAEAYEKGEARKREAEAAVVEIQNRAMAKAALAEAERVEAEQRAKFEAPAKALKAKILVDAEAEAEKRRLEAEGEAKAIYAKLEAEARGHYEILAKKGEGLKQIVEACGGAKEAFQLMMLEHLDNLAESSAKAISNIKFDKVVVWESGGSNGRSNTADFLHKMAGTLPPMMQVMRDIGGVDIPESLAKLVGADDTSKSVENGAPATTTTTAAAGDRVGK
- a CDS encoding NfeD family protein produces the protein MLDICFLTAAIIGGTVMACQFLMSVIGLGGDGFDGDLSGGDAGAAGGDIADLGDLSDGDLHHPDSTWLFGVLSFRSIVAALAFFGFSGLTLRAADFGPTASLFAAVLTGLAAMFGMYYVMRAIMRLASSGNENIMNAVGEHATVYIPVPAARAGLGKVQLTMQNRIVEFAAVTDDSEPIRTGTAVEVVAVNGHDTLEVTRIATPVEA